From the Neoarius graeffei isolate fNeoGra1 chromosome 1, fNeoGra1.pri, whole genome shotgun sequence genome, one window contains:
- the LOC132885048 gene encoding cilia- and flagella-associated protein 144-like produces MAAPTNVKEPVDFVHQDLIHLDTILKEQRHQKLYTTFNVNPFKKLHVLADKPMSREMYKEAEDPVFLELFHRANLEPKKKYPHPMTESQEIGWISTPLIESDRSDRRLNFPRRTTEITKYMGAVWRLKEQAQRSQKERGKKG; encoded by the coding sequence ATGGCAGCACCAACTAACGTGAAAGAGCCTGTGGATTTTGTTCACCAGGACTTGATTCATCTGGAcacaatcctgaaagaacagcggCATCAGAAGCTTTACACTACTTTTAACGTCAATCCTTTCAAAAAGCTGCATGTTTTAGCTGATAAACCCATGTCAAGAGAAATGTACAAAGAGGCTGAGGACCCTGTTTTCCTGGAGCTCTTTCACAGAGCAAATTTAGAACCAAAAAAGAAGTACCCTCATCCAATGACCGAGTCTCAAGAAATTGGATGGATTTCCACTCCTCTGATTGAGTCCGATCGCTCTGACAGAAGACTGAATTTTCCACGGAGGACCACTGAAATCACCAAATACATGGGGGCTGTCTGGCGTCTGAAAGAACAAGCTCAGCGCAGCCAGAAGGAGCGTGGCAAAAAAGGTTGA